From Ailuropoda melanoleuca isolate Jingjing chromosome 8, ASM200744v2, whole genome shotgun sequence, a single genomic window includes:
- the LOC100477241 gene encoding olfactory receptor 688 has product MDISQNAPNSSRFQVSKFILMGLPGIHEWQHWLSLPLALIYLLALGANILIVITVRHEHNLHQPMYQFLSILAIVDIGLATTIMPKILAIFWFDVKAISLPECFTQIYAVHCFISMESGIFLCMAVDRYVAICHPLQYSSIVTEAFVVKATMFMVLRNVLLTIPVPILAAQRHYCSRNEIEHCMCSNPGVTGLACDDITINRFYQLALAWVLGGSDMVLVFISYVLIFRSVLRLNSTEAIVKALSTCSSHLILIFFFYTTIVVVSIAHLAGKAVPIFPVLLNVLNIVIPPALNPMVYALRAQELRVGFQRVFGLDKNVS; this is encoded by the coding sequence ATGGATATCTCCCAGAATGCACCCAACAGCTCAAGATTTCAAGTGTCTAAGTTCATCCTGATGGGGCTCCCAGGCATTCATGAATGGCAGCActggctctccctgcccctggctctgATATACCTATTAGCTCTTGGTGCCAACATTCTCATTGTGATCACTGTTCGCCATGAGCATAACTTGCATCAGCCCATGTATCAATTCCTTAGTATCCTGGCCATAGTGGACATTGGCTTGGCTACTACCATCATGCCCAAGATTCTGGCCATCTTCTGGTTTGATGTCAAGGCCATTAGCCTCCCTGAGTGCTTTACTCAAATTTATGCTGTTCACTGTTTTATTAGCATGGAGTCAGGCATCTTCCTCTGCATGGCTGTCGATAGATATGTAGCCATCTGCCACCCACTTCAATACTCCTCCATAGTTACTGAGGCTTTTGTGGTAAAAGCCACAATGTTCATGGTGCTTAGGAATGTACTGTTGACCATCCCAGTGCCTATACTGGCTGCCCAGAGACACTACTGCTCCAGGAATGAAATTGAGCACTGCATGTGCTCCAACCCAGGGGTCACTGGCTTGGCCTGTGATGATATTACCATTAATAGGTTTTATCAGTTGGCTTTGGCATGGGTCCTTGGCGGAAGTGACATGGTTCTAGTCTTTATTTCCTATGTTCTGATCTTTCGCTCCGTGCTGAGGCTGAACTCTACTGAGGCAATTGTCAAGGCTCTGAGCACCTGCAGTTCCCATCTCATCCTCATCTTCTTCTTCTACACAACCATTGTGGTCGTGTCTATAGCCCATCTGGCAGGAAAAGCAGTTCCCATCTTCCCTGTTCTTCTAAATGTGCTCAACATTGTCATCCCCCCTGCCCTCAACCCTATGGTGTATGCTCTTAGGGCCCAGGAGCTCAGAGTAGGCTTCCAGAGGGTATTTGGGTTAGATAAGAATGTATCCTAA
- the LOC100476991 gene encoding olfactory receptor 52B2, producing MTHTNFTIFHPAVFVLRGIPGWEAYHIWLSMPLCLMYITAVLGNTILIVVIITERNLREPMYFFLSMLAITDILLSTTTVPKALAIFWLHAHDIAFDACVTQVFFVHVMFVGESAILLAMAFDRFVAICAPLHYTTVLTWRVVGRIALAIVTRSFCIIFPVIFLLKRLPFCRTNIVPHSYCEHIGVARLACADITINIWYGFSVPIVMVILDVILIAVSYSLILRAVFRLPSQDARHKALSTCGSHLCVILMFYVPSFFTLLTHRFGRNIPRHVHILLANLYVVVPPMLNPIVYGVKTKQIREGVAHWFFDIKTWCCASPLG from the coding sequence ATGACTCACACCAACTTTACCATCTTCCATCCTGCAGTTTTTGTCCTACGGGGCATCCCTGGGTGGGAGGCTTACCACATTTGGCTCTCAATGCCCCTCTGCCTCATGTATATCACTGCTGTCCTGGGGAACACCATCCTTATAGTGGTCATCATCACAGAACGTAATCTTCGTGagcccatgtacttcttcctctctaTGCTGGCCATCACAGACATCCTGTTGTCTACCACTACTGTACCCAAAGCTCTAGCCATCTTTTGGCTCCATGCCCATGACATTGCCTTTGATGCCTGTGTCACCCAAGTTTTCTTTGTCCATGTGATGTTTGTGGGGGAGTCAGCCATCCTGTTAGCCATGGCCTTtgaccgctttgtggccatctgtgCCCCCTTGCATTATACAACAGTGCTAACGTGGCGTGTTGTGGGAAGGATTGCTCTGGCCATTGTCACCCGAAGCTTCTGCATCATCTTCCCAGTGATCTTCTTATTGAAGCGGCTGCCCTTCTGCCGGACCAACATCGTCCCCCATTCCTACTGTGAGCATATTGGAGTGGCCCGCTTGGCTTGTGCTGACATCACCATTAACATCTGGTATGGTTTCTCAGTGCCCATTGTCATGGTCATCTTGGATGTGATCCTCATTGCTGTGTCTTACTCACTGATCCTCCGAGCAGTGTTTCGTTTGCCCTCCCAGGATGCCCGGCACAAGGCCCTCAGCACTTGTGGCTCCCACCTCTGTGTCATCCTCATGTTTTATGTTCCATCCTTCTTTACATTATTGACCCACCGCTTTGGACGCAACATTCCTCGACATGTCCATATCCTGCTGGCCAATCTTTATGTAGTGGTGCCACCAATGCTCAACCCTATCGTCTATGGTGTGAAGACTAAGCAGATCCGGGAGGGTGTAGCCCACTGGTTCTTTGACATCAAGACTTGGTGCTGTGCTTCCCCTCTGGGCTAA